From a single Calothrix sp. NIES-2098 genomic region:
- a CDS encoding multi-sensor hybrid histidine kinase: protein MIKNILNNPAKLATTEYKRIEIVMLPESNGKKPIITVERSAEQIKAEIQAKFGFVPPFFEPAENTPQVLENLWQQTLSAYVNNPLPDLFKEKLSAYLSRFCAVPYCMICHSCTLRPLGMSAAEVLELLQSPFPSIIDIDEHLSLLVTNSHSLGVWPEFNSALETSLLYCAIFIAVASEQAEHCRQELRRILGDVNYNHLIVFIAYVKSCLVWMEFHPEVSYEADQRAIAHLAPLLEEEPALADFFRNYRERVRLESQSQAAQLAELTARQHQEEVRQKQAERERLVGQIAQHIHQSLDLREILNTTVSEVRQFLQTERVFIYRFWEDWSGSVVVESVAIGCLPILGTTIKDSFFVEPNCRQLYQQGRTQAVADVYKAGFSQCHIDLMARLEVRANLVIPIVQGEKLWGLLVANHCSQPRHWQQLEIELLKQLATQLAIAIQQSELYQQIQSELIERQKSEQKIREQAALLDVANDAIIVQSLDNHIRFWNKSAEHLYGWKASEVMDRNAHQLISFATSSQLQQAQQSVVESGSWQGELSQVTKAGKEIIVSSRWSLVLDFLGKPQSILIVNTDITEKKQLEAQFLQAQRLESIGTLAGGISHDLNNVLTPIITSSQLLMKTQLSVEKQQRLLSIIETSAKRGAALVKQVLSFARGVEGKHTILELKHLLLEIQHIVKETFPKSIEVELNISPELCAVSGDVTQLHQVLMNLVVNARDAMPDGGKLSLHLENIFIDENYARMNLDAAVGHYSAIAVADTGIGMKSEVLLRIFEPFFTTKEQGKGTGLGLSTVIGIIKSHGGFVTVESAIGKGTKFRVFLPTVLATPESTSINQELLQGQGELILVVDDEAPIREITKTSLEKSNYRVLTASDGLEAITIYLQHQDQISVVLMDMMMPEMDGLTTIRVLKQINSRIVTIAASGLTDSSQYSSALGTDVQAFLAKPYTLQELLNTLHGLLRA from the coding sequence ATGATTAAAAATATACTTAATAATCCAGCAAAACTTGCTACTACTGAGTACAAGCGAATTGAGATCGTAATGCTGCCAGAATCAAACGGAAAGAAACCTATTATTACTGTAGAGCGAAGCGCCGAACAAATTAAGGCAGAAATTCAAGCAAAATTTGGTTTTGTGCCACCTTTTTTTGAACCAGCAGAAAATACTCCACAAGTGCTGGAAAATCTTTGGCAACAGACGCTTTCTGCTTATGTAAACAATCCACTGCCAGATCTATTTAAAGAAAAACTTTCTGCTTATCTTTCGCGCTTCTGTGCAGTTCCTTACTGCATGATTTGCCATAGTTGCACTTTACGTCCTTTAGGGATGAGTGCGGCGGAAGTTTTGGAGTTATTGCAATCTCCTTTTCCATCAATCATCGATATTGATGAACATCTCAGTTTACTAGTAACTAACTCTCATTCCCTAGGTGTTTGGCCAGAATTCAATTCAGCATTAGAAACAAGTCTGCTGTACTGTGCAATATTTATTGCTGTGGCGTCAGAGCAAGCCGAGCATTGTCGTCAAGAGTTGCGGCGGATTTTGGGGGATGTAAACTACAACCATCTGATTGTATTTATCGCTTATGTGAAGTCTTGCCTTGTATGGATGGAATTTCATCCAGAAGTGTCCTATGAAGCAGATCAGCGCGCGATCGCTCATTTGGCTCCTTTACTGGAAGAGGAACCTGCTTTGGCTGACTTCTTTCGGAACTATCGTGAAAGAGTCAGGTTAGAATCCCAGAGTCAAGCAGCACAACTGGCTGAACTAACTGCACGTCAGCATCAAGAGGAAGTTAGGCAAAAGCAAGCTGAACGCGAGCGACTGGTGGGACAGATAGCACAACATATCCATCAGTCTCTTGACTTAAGAGAAATTCTTAATACTACAGTCTCAGAAGTTCGGCAGTTTCTTCAAACTGAGAGGGTGTTTATTTACCGCTTCTGGGAAGATTGGAGTGGCTCGGTAGTAGTTGAATCTGTAGCTATTGGCTGTTTGCCTATTTTAGGAACAACTATCAAAGATTCCTTTTTTGTAGAACCTAATTGCCGCCAACTATATCAACAAGGTCGCACCCAAGCTGTAGCAGATGTTTACAAGGCGGGTTTTTCTCAATGTCATATTGATTTAATGGCTCGGCTGGAAGTTAGGGCTAACTTAGTCATACCAATTGTGCAAGGTGAAAAATTATGGGGATTGTTGGTGGCTAACCACTGTTCCCAACCGCGACATTGGCAACAGTTAGAAATAGAATTGCTCAAGCAGTTAGCAACGCAATTAGCGATCGCAATTCAGCAATCGGAACTTTATCAGCAAATCCAAAGCGAACTCATCGAACGCCAAAAGTCGGAACAGAAAATCCGCGAACAAGCCGCCTTGCTTGATGTCGCTAACGATGCAATTATTGTCCAATCTCTAGACAACCACATCCGATTCTGGAATAAAAGTGCCGAGCATTTGTATGGTTGGAAGGCATCTGAGGTGATGGATAGAAATGCCCATCAGTTAATATCCTTTGCAACTTCGTCCCAACTGCAACAAGCCCAGCAATCTGTAGTTGAGTCTGGCTCTTGGCAAGGGGAGCTATCCCAAGTTACAAAAGCAGGAAAAGAAATCATTGTTTCCAGCCGCTGGTCATTAGTACTCGACTTCCTGGGAAAACCGCAATCCATTCTGATTGTCAACACCGACATTACAGAGAAAAAACAACTGGAAGCGCAATTTCTCCAAGCCCAGCGTTTAGAGAGCATTGGGACTCTTGCGGGCGGCATTTCCCATGACCTCAATAATGTATTGACACCAATTATTACCTCATCCCAACTGTTAATGAAGACACAACTCAGCGTCGAGAAGCAACAGCGGTTACTGAGCATAATTGAAACGAGTGCTAAACGCGGCGCAGCTTTGGTCAAACAAGTTCTGTCGTTTGCCCGTGGTGTAGAAGGTAAGCACACGATTTTAGAACTCAAGCACTTGCTATTAGAAATTCAGCATATTGTTAAAGAGACATTTCCCAAATCGATTGAAGTGGAATTAAATATATCACCAGAACTTTGTGCGGTTTCTGGAGATGTTACCCAACTGCATCAGGTCTTAATGAATCTAGTAGTTAATGCTCGCGATGCCATGCCTGATGGTGGCAAGTTGAGCCTTCATTTAGAGAATATTTTCATTGATGAAAATTATGCCCGGATGAATCTTGACGCTGCTGTTGGTCACTACAGTGCGATCGCTGTTGCCGATACGGGAATCGGCATGAAATCGGAAGTTTTATTGCGAATTTTCGAGCCTTTTTTCACTACTAAAGAGCAAGGCAAAGGTACAGGGCTGGGTTTGTCAACAGTCATCGGCATTATTAAAAGTCATGGTGGTTTTGTGACTGTGGAAAGTGCAATTGGCAAAGGAACAAAATTTCGCGTATTTCTGCCAACAGTTTTGGCTACTCCAGAGTCAACATCAATCAATCAAGAACTGCTGCAAGGGCAGGGAGAATTAATTCTAGTTGTTGATGATGAAGCCCCAATCCGAGAAATTACTAAGACATCACTCGAAAAATCGAATTATAGAGTCCTTACAGCCAGTGACGGCTTGGAGGCGATCACTATATATTTGCAGCACCAAGATCAAATCAGTGTTGTGTTGATGGACATGATGATGCCAGAAATGGATG
- a CDS encoding LuxR family two component transcriptional regulator: protein MPSVRILLVDDSLAFLESAARFLAIDKELEIVGRVLSGEEALVQVPQLCPDLVLMDMTMPGMNGLEATRQIKQHSSAPYVVVLTLNDGSEYRTAALAVGADGFVTKSEIGKALLPLIYSLCT, encoded by the coding sequence ATGCCTTCTGTGCGCATTCTTTTAGTAGATGACAGCCTTGCTTTTCTCGAATCTGCTGCCCGCTTTTTAGCGATTGATAAGGAACTCGAAATAGTTGGGCGTGTTCTTTCAGGAGAAGAGGCGCTGGTACAAGTGCCACAATTGTGTCCAGATCTAGTGCTGATGGATATGACTATGCCAGGAATGAATGGTCTGGAAGCAACACGTCAGATTAAGCAACACTCAAGTGCGCCATATGTTGTCGTTTTAACACTCAATGATGGCAGTGAATATCGCACTGCTGCTCTGGCTGTGGGTGCTGATGGATTTGTTACTAAATCGGAAATTGGTAAAGCATTACTGCCTTTAATCTACTCCCTATGTACTTAG